The Oncorhynchus mykiss isolate Arlee chromosome 8, USDA_OmykA_1.1, whole genome shotgun sequence genome includes the window ctcccctttctcccccatAATACTCTACTCCGTTTATTTAATCTGTTgtttatatgtgtgaaattagttttggttCAGTTTAGGTTCAGTTTCCATGGCAATTATCAGGGTGATTATCAGTTGGCCATTGCTCCTTCCATTGTCGGGAGaatgagcggagcaggccctattGTAGGGAGAATGAGCGGAGCAGGCCTTACTGTAGGGAGaatgagcggagcaggccctactttcGGGAGAATGAGTGGAGAAGGCCCTACTGTAGGGAGaatgagcggagcaggccctactgctgggaggatgagcggagcaggccctactgccgggagaatgagcggagcaggccctactgtagggAGAATGAGCGGAGCAGGCTCTACTGTCGGGAGAATGAGTGGAGCAGGCCCAACTGTAGGGAGAATGAGCGGAGCAGGCTCTACTGTCGGGAGaatgagcggagcaggccctactttcGGGAGAATGAGCAGAGCAgtccctactgtcgggagaatgagcggagcaggccctactgtagggAGAATGAGCGGAGCAGGCTCGACTGTCGGGAGaatgagcggagcaggccctactttcgggagaatgagcggagcaggccctactgaaGGGAGaatgagtggagcaggccctactgtcgggagaatgAGTGGAGCAGGCTCTACTGTCGGGAGaatgagtggagcaggccctactgtcgggaggatGAGCGGAGCAAGCTCTACTGTCGGGAGaatgagtggagcaggccctactgtcgggaggatgagcggagcaggccctactgttgggaggatgagcggagcaggccctactgtcgggagaatgagtggagcaggccctactgtcgggaggatGAGCGGAGCAGGCTCTACTGTCGGGAGaatgagtggagcaggccctactgtcgggaggatgagcggagcaggccctactgtagggagaatgagcggagcaggccctactgtcgggagaatgagtggagcaggccctactgtcgggaggatGAGCGGAGCAGGCTCTACTGTCGGGAGGATGAGTGGAGCAGGCTCTACTGTCGGGAGgatgagcggagcaggccctactgtcgggagaatgagtggagcaggccctactgtcgggaggatgagtggagcaggccctactgtcgggagaatgagtgaagcaggccctactgtcgggagaatgagtggagcaggccctactgtcgggaggatgagtggagcaggccctactgtcgggagaatgagtggagcaggccctactgtagggagaatgagcggagcaggccctgcTGTAGGGAGAATGAGCGGAGCAGGCTCTACTGTAGGGAGaatgagcggagcaggccctgcTGTAGGGAGaatgagtggagcaggccctactgtagcGAGaatgagtggagcaggccctactgtagggagaatgagtggagcaggccctactgtagggagaatgagtggagcaggccctactgtagggagaatgagtggagcaggccctactgtagggagaatgagcagagcaggccctactgtagggataatgagcggagcaggccctactgtagggagaatgagcggagcaggccctactgtagggagaatgagtggagcaggccctactgtcgggagaatgagtggagcaggccctactgtagggagaatgagcggagcaggctctactgtcgggagaatgagtggagcaggccctactgtagggagaatgagtggagcaggccctactgtcgggaggatgagtggagcaggccctactgttgggagaatgagtggagcaggccctactgtcgggagaatgagcggagcaggccctactgtagggAGGAGGGGCACTCCTctaactgcagtgtgttatatagacttgTATAGGAAAAGTCAAGGGCGGAGGGGAGGGGGCGTGACTTTAAAAATGGCAGAGTAATAAAATGTATTAATGAATGAGCAGTCAAAATGACCGCTTTAGGGTTTATTGTGTTAACATAAAGGCATGATGGGAGAAGttgagtccaaaatggcaccctgttccattTTTTATTAGTGCACTgcttttttaccagggcccatagagctggGGGATGCAGTTACTGCCCATTTAAGGCTCAGTGTATCGCTATGGACTCtggggaaaagggtgccattttgagGACAACCGTTGGCTTCATTAAAACTCCCTAAGATCTAAGAGCCCGGGGCTGGGTTTCAATGAAGCTAACCCAGGGGAGgacgaccgattaatcggaatgaacgattaattagggccgatttcaagttttcataacaattggaaatctgtatttttgggcgccgatttgccgattaaaaaaaaaacatggatttttatttatttattattattattattacctttatttaaccaggcaagtcagttaagaacacattcttattttcaatgacggcctaggaacagtgggttaactgccttgttcaggggcagaacgacagaatttcacattgtcagctcgggggatccaatcttgcaaccttacagttaactagtccaacgcaataacgacctgcctctcgttATTATATTAACAATAATTGATAAAACATATAATTTTGCTTTACTGCTGTTAgtccatagaaatgcattgaataaccgATTGATAGATGGGAAAACACACAGTCAAGAAATACATAAAAAGGACAATTGTACTGAAGTGTTTGTCCTATGTCTGAGATATGtcatttttaatttaatttattattattattattattatttttacaaatATTGACCACtcatatttaacacttttttttggcaCTAAAGTCCttccatatacactgagtgtacataacattaggaacacctgctctttccatgacagactgaccaggtgaaagctatgatcccttaatgatgtcacttgttaaatccacttcaatcagtgtagatgaaggggaggagacgggtgatagaaggatttttaaacctcgagacaatgttgatgatgtggttgttactgacaggGAGCACATGGCTGAGATCTACAATCACCATCCAACACTTCATCTCCCActccttctaatgcgactagccctgatttcccccccccccccgctacacaggttctccctgcaggcggtcactgagtctgaggtgctaaaggagctccttaataATTTTGACCTGAAAAAAAACATTAATCTGGGTCAGATGTTTTAGATTCTAATCTTCTATAAGTTTGCAGCCCATCTCATTTCTGGGAAGGTTCCAggtgcttggaaggcagccacagtgcATCCTTAATTTacagggggagatcaagctgatcctaactgttataggccaatttctatCTTGCACCTGTTTATCAAATGTGTTAGAAAAAATTAAATAGAAATACTGTGAAGTACCTGTTGGTGTCTTCCCCAGCTTCCTGCATCTTGTCTTCCCCAGCTTCCTGCAGCTTGTCTTCCCCAGCTTCCTGCATCTCGTCTTCCCCAGCTTCCTATCAGCTTGTCTTCCCCAGCTTCCTGCAGCTTGTCTTCCCCAGCTTCCTGCAGCTCGTCTTCCCCAGCTTCCTGCAGCTCGTCTTCCCCAGCTTCCTGCGTCTCGTCTTCCCCAGCTTCCTGCGTCTCGTCTTCCCCAGCTTCCTGCGTCTCGTCTTCCCCAGCTTCCTGCAGCTTGTCTTCCCCAGCTTCCTGCAGCTCGTCTTCCCCAGCTTCCTGCAGCTCGTCTTCCCCAGCTTCCTGCGTCTCGTCTTCCCCAGCTTCCTGCGTCTCGTCTTCCCCAGCTTCCTGCAGCTCGTCTTCCCCAGCTTCCTGCGTCTCGTCTTCCCCAGCTTCCTGCGTCTCGTCTTCCCCAGCTTCCTGCGTCTCGTCTTCCCCAGCTTCCTGCGTCTCGTCTTCCCCAGCTTCCTGCGTCTCGTCTTCCCCAGCTTCCTGCAGCTCGTCTTCCCCAGCTTCCTGCATCTTGTCTTCCCCAGCTTCCTGCAGCTTGTCTTCCCCAGCTTCCTGCATCTCGTCTTCCCCAGCTTCCTATCAGCTTGTCTTCCCCAGCTTCCTGCGTCTCGTCTTCCCCAGCTTCCTGCGTCTCGTCTTCCCCAGCTTCCTGCGTCTCGTCTTCCCCAGCTTCCTGCGTCTCGTCTTCCCCAGCTTCCTGCGTCTCGTCTTCCCCAGCTTCCTGCAGCTCGTCTTCCCCAGCTTCCTGCAGCTTGTCTCCTAATGTCCCATTAATGGTAATTCAGCGACTGGCTCAGCCGGAGATATTATGTGGTTTGGACCGAGATGGAGATGATTGAGTGGAGctggtatgtgtgtgcatgtgtcgaTGTGGacgttgtgttagtgtgtgtatctcccccccccccacccacaatCATCACCACATCTGTTTCACGCCATCTCTATCTGCCTCCCATCTGATCTCATAGCCACTCTGTGTaaactctctgcctctctctctctcccccctctcgctctttctACATAGCTGGCACTGttgctatgctctctctctctctagggtgtATTCTGGGAGACTTGACTTCGACTCAAATGCTTATATTCCTTATTTAGTATCATCATTTAAAGCATGTCATACTATGTTTTACTACATGGCAGCCTACACTGCATGGAGAATCAGTAGTGTGTACTACATTGGATGGAGAATCAGTAGTGTGTACTACATTGGATGGAGAATCAGTAGTGTGTACTACATTGGATGGAGAATCAGTAGTGTGGACTACATTGGATGGAGAATCAATAGTGTGCACTACATTGGATGGAGAATCAGTAGTGTGGACTACATTGGATGGAGAATCAGTAGTGTGGACTACATTGGATGGATAATCAGTAGTGTGCACTACGTTGGATGAAGAATCAGTCGTGTGCACTACGTTGGATGGAGAGTCAGTCATGTGCACTACGTTGGATGGAGAATCAGTAGTGTGCACTACGTTGGATGGAGAATTGATGCCATCTTTCACTGTAGTTTACTCCCCACTTTGTGTTCCTCAGTGATGTCATAAAGGAACAGAATCCGTCCACTTCGTGTTCCTCAGTGATGTCATAAAGGAACAGAATCAGTCCACTTTTTGTTCCTCAGTGATGTCATAAAGGAACAGAATCAGTCCACTTCGTGTTCCTCAGTGATGTCATAAAGGAACAGAATCCGTCCACTTCGTGTTCCTCAGTGATGTCATAAAGGAACAGAATCAGTCCACTTTTTGTTCCTCAGTGATGTCATAAAGGAACAGAATCAGTCCACTTTTTGTTCCTCAGTGATGTCATAAAGGAACAGAATCAGTCCACTTCGTGTTCCTCAGTGATGTCATAAAGGAACAGAATCAGTCCACTTCGTGTTCCTCAGTGATGTCATAAAGGAACAGAATCAGTCCACTTCGTCTTCCTCAGTGATGTCATAAGGGAACAGAACCAGTTAATTCTGTAGGTCTCTATAACAGACCTATCTAAAGTTAAAGGGAAAGGAAACACTAAGCTTTAGAACAGAAGCCAACTGGAAATGGAAATCACCATGTTGGCATTGTTGCATCACTGGCAGGATTTCCCAAAACTGGCTGAATGAGCATGAGCTCTGCTGGCAATAATGCACAAAGTTTGCTGGTGTCAAGCTATATATGAAAACACGATACGTACTTTGAAAGCTGAGAAACAGCCCTTTCAAATGATATGACAGGATTTTGCCTTGGCGCAGCACCACAGCTAAATGACTGCAGCGGAAACACTGTTGTCTAGTCTCTCCAGCCGTTGTCTGTCCTTGACGCCGTGGGGACAGCTTCTATTGACTGTCTGGTGCACAAGTGGCATGTCTACAGTGTCATCCTCATCACAAAGGTCTGAGAGCTGACAGTCCACCAGTGTCCTACAGAGAgagtaaaaacaacaacatactcctaatatacagtatatacgttTGCATATcaagtgtatgtggacaccccttcaaatgagtggatttggctacttCAGACACACACGTTGCTaacagatgtataaaatcaagcacacaaccatgccatctccattggactctggagcaatgaaAACGCCTTCACTGGAGTGACTAATCTGATGGACGAATcgggtttgacggatgccaggagaacactaccaaccggaatgcatagtgccaactgtaaagtttggtggatgaggaataatggtctggggctgttgttcatggttcgggccccttagttccagtgaagggaaattttaACACTTTAAGCAAGCATtagtgacattctagacgattctgtgcttccaactttgtggcaacagtttgaggaaggccatttcctgtttcagcatgacaatgaccccgtgcacaaagcgaggtccatacagaaatggtttgtcgagatcggtgtggaagaacttgactggcctgcacagagccttgacctcaaccacatcaaacccctttgggatgaattagaacgccgactgtgagccaggcctaatcgcccaaaatcggcgcccgacctcactaatactcttgtgtcTGAATAACTACTAGGATTACTTTTGCAACAAcgcatcatcagtagggtaaaactaacctgtctcacgaagGTCtgaacccagctcacgttccctattagtgggtgaacaatccaacgcttggtgaattctgcttcacaagtAAGTCCCCGCGTTATGTTTcaacatctaatggaaaaccttccccagaagagtggaggctgttatgtcAGCAAAGgcaggaccaactccatattaatgcccatgattttggaatgagatgttcgacgagcaggtgtctacatacacTATGCTTCAACTCTTTAGATAAAGACCAGGGATTCGGTGCTTCTGCCTTAATCACGCCTTAATCATGCCTTAATCATGCCTGGTTGAGTCTTGATGGAATGTATTTCAGCCCTAAATACCCACCCTCTCAGATGGAAAAAGTAATTTGTATTCACGTTGAAATGAGACCAGGCCctttcagaaaaaaaaaaaaaaaaaaagagagaagaaaTTGGAGTGAGAATTGCTGCCTTGTCTCCGCCAGTCTATCTATTTCATTCTGTCCTGGTGCTTGACTAGCGTGGCTATGTGCAGGAAAATATAGATGTCCTATACAACAGAACAATCACTAGGAATTCAATCAGCAGTTGTAGTGTTGGAGGGCCTTGTTGAAGAGTTATTACAATCAGAGAGACGTTTTAACCATTGCCTGagtttccaaatggcaccctattccctgtttagtgTTCTATTTATGACAcagcctctggtcaaaagtagtgcactactacccccccccccctccctgttcTGACTCGGCCCTATTCATATTAAACATGCTACGGGTTGGTACTGTAATCCAACAGAATGTGACCTGAGATGGCCAAAGAGCTATATGTCCATGCCGTCTGACCAAAGCACCGGccccaatccaagtgccaatgctgtTTTTAGAAAACTCATTTGTTGAGATGACATGAACattagagctctttggccacgcacaccggTGGTGTTGAGTTTGGTGTCGAAATGAGAACGCATGAACAGAAAAGAATCCCatgcctactgtaaaatatggtggtgggagCTTTGATATAATGAGGCTAATATCCTTCCACTAGTCCTCGAGCACCTGGTTAAGGTCTACttgcatcatgaactttacccagaaCCGGGACATTTTAGAGAATGGTGACAAACTAAAAACCATCCAATCAGAGGCAGTCGTGTGGgtcgaaaacagctcgttgatgagagaggtcgaaggagaacgGCAAGAATTGTTCAAGCTAACAGGCGGGAACACGAACAGACAAAAcaacggcgcagtacaacagtggtgcgCAGAACGGCGTCTCGGGAACGCACAACTTGCCGGTCCTCGTCACGGACGGACGGGCTATTTGCAGCAGACGACCTACACCGGGGTTTCCAAACCTATCAGATAAAAACGAGAAGAAGCTGCTTCAGTGGGCACGCGATCCTCCACACTGGACAATTTAGGAGTGggaaaaaacattgcctggtccgactTCAGCCGAATGAGCCCATGGCAGGATGCCTGGTGTCGAAGGTACaagctggtggcggtggtgtaatggtgtggggaatgttttcctgccgcacgttaagggggggggggtccgacacggtactagatgggtgtacctaataaactgccggctatgtgtgtgtgtgtgtgtgtgtgtgtgtgtgtgtatactgtatatatctatccAACATTCCTTAGAATGCCATCACAGATCCCATTCCTCTCTGACATATCTTTATGCATTCCTATGTGGATTTAGACACATTAAGAGATTTATCCAGGGTGTCAAGTCAATGTACCGACACCCCTACTTTCATAATGTTCCCCCAGTGACCAGTATTCCTCTTCCCCTAACATTGTCtctatctctttttctctcctctctctctcactgtcttttctctctctctctctctctctctctctttctctctctctctctctctttctctctctgtctctctctctctctttctctctctcaccccactcctcctcccccttctctttcaTTATCCTTGCGACATCTTACTAGAGTGTTTCACTAACTGTCATTCCTAGGAGGGGAATctgttagtgaaacattctaactgtcattcctaggagggggaagctgttagtgaaacattctaactgtcattcctaggagggaggagctgttagtgaaacattctGTCATTCCTAGGAGGGGAAAGCTGTTAGTGAAATATTCTAACTGTCATTCCTAGGAGGGAGGagctgttagtgaaacattctaactgtcattcctaggagggggaagctgttagtgaaacattctaactgtcattcctaggagggaggagctgttagtgaaacattctaactgtcattcctaggagggggaagctgttagtgaaacattctaactgtcattcctaggagggaggagctgttagtgaaacattctGTCATTCCTAGGAGGGGAAAGCTGTTAGGGAAACATTCTAACTGTCATTCCTAGGAGGGGGAagctgttagtgaaacattctaactgtcattcctaggagggggaagctgttagtgaaacattctaactgtcattcctaggaggggaatctgttagtgaaacattctaACTGTTATTCCTAGGAGGGGGAAGCTGTTAGGGAAACATTCTAACTGTCATTCCTAGGAGGGAGGagctgttagtgaaacattctgtcattcctaggaggggaaagctgttagtgaaacattctaactgtcattcctaggagggaggagctgttagtgaaacattctaactgtcattcctaggagggggaagctgttagtgaaacattctaactgtcattcctaggaggggggaagctgttagtgaaacattctaactgtcattcctaggagggggaagctgttagtgaaacattctaactgtcattcctaggagggggaagctgttagtgaaacattctaactgtcattcctaggagggggaagctgttagtgaaacattctaactgtcattcctaggagggggagctgttagtgaaacattctaactgtcattcctaggagggggaagctgttagtgaaacattctaactgtcattcctaggagggaggagctgttagtgaaacattctaACTTCATTCCTAGGAGGGGGAagctgttagtgaaacattctaactgtcattcctaggagggaggagctgttagtgaaacattctaactgtcattcctaggagggggaagctgttagtgaaacattctGTCATTCCTAGTAGGGGGAagctgttagtgaaacattctaactgtcattcctaggaggggaatctgttagtgaaacattctaACTGTCATTCCTAGGAGGGGGGATGCTGTTAGTGATACATTCTGTCATTCCTAGGAGGGGGGATgctgttagtgaaacattctaactgtcattcctaggagggaggagctgttagtgaaacattctaactgtcattcctaggagggggaagctgttagtgaaacattctaactgtcattcctaggagggggaagctgttagtgaaacattctaactgtcattcctaggagggaggagctgttagtgaaacattctGTCATTCCTAGTAGGGGGAagctgttagtgaaacattctaactgtcattcctaggagggggaagctgttagtgaaacattctGTCATTCCTAGTAGGGGGAagctgttagtgaaacattctaactgtcattcctaggaggggaatctgttagtgaaacattctaactgtcattcctaggaggggaatctgttagtgaaacattctaactgtcattcctaggagggaggagctgttagtgaaacattctaactgtcattcctaggagggggaagctgttagtgaaacattctaactgtcattcctaggagggggaagctgttagtgaaacattcCTACTGTCATTCCTAGGAGGGTGAAActgttagtgaaacattctaactgtcattcctaggagggaggagctgttagtgaaacattctaactgtcattcctaggagggggaagctgttagtgaaacattcctactgtcattcctaggagggggaagctgttagtgaaacattcctactgtcattcctaggagggggaagctgttagtgaaacattctaACTGTCATTCCTAGGAGGGAGGAGCTGTTAGGGAAACATTCTAACTGTCATTCCTAGTAGGGGGAagctgttagtgaaacattctaactgtcattcctaggaggggaatctgttagtgaaacattctaactgtcattcctaggagggggaagctgttagtgaaacattctaactgtcattcctaggagggggaagctgttagtgaaacattctaactgtcattcctaggaggggaatctgttagtgaaacattctaactgtcattcctaggagggggaagctgttagtgaaacattcctactgtcattcctaggagggggaagctgttagtgaaacattctaactgtcattcctaggagggggaagctgttagtgaaacattctaactgtcattcctaggagggggaagctgttagtgaaacattctaactgtcattcctaggagggaggagctgttagtgaaacattctGTCATTCCTAGGAGGGGAAAGCTGTTAGGGAAACATTCTAACTGTCATTCCTAGGAGGGAGGagctgttagtgaaacattctaactgtcattcctaggagggggaagctgttagtgaaacattctgtcattcctaggagggaggagctgttagtgaaacattctaactgtcattcctaggaggggaaagctgttagtgaaacattctgtcattcctaggagggaggagctgttagtgaaacattataactgtcattcctaggagggggaagctgttagtgaaacattctaACTGTCATTCCTAGGAGGGGGGATGCTGTTAGTGATACATTCTGTCATTCCTAGGAGGGGGGATgctgttagtgaaacattctaactgtcattcctaggagggaggagctgttagtgaaacattctaactgtcattcctaggagggggaagctgttagtgaaacattctaactgtcattcctaggagggggaagctgttagtgaaacattctaactgtcattcctaggagggaggagctgttagtgaaacattctGTCATTCCTAGTAGGGGGAagctgttagtgaaacattctaactgtcattcctaggagggggaagctgttagtgaaacattctGTCATTCCTAGTAGGGGGAagctgttagtgaaacattctaactgtcattcctaggaggggaatctgttagtgaaacattctaactgtcattcctaggaggggaatctgttagtgaaacattctaactgtcattcctaggagggaggagctgttagtgaaacattctaactgtcattcctaggagggggaagctgttagtgaaacattctaactgtcattcctaggagggggaagctgttagtgaaacattcCTACTGTCATTCCTAGGAGGGTGAAActgttagtgaaacattctaactgtcattcctaggagggaggagctgttagtgaaacattctaactgtcattcctaggagggggaagctgttagtgaaacattcctactgtcattcctaggagggggaagctgttagtgaaacattcctactgtcatt containing:
- the LOC118965567 gene encoding S-antigen protein-like, whose product is MQEAGEDKLQEAGEDKMQEAGEDELQEAGEDETQEAGEDETQEAGEDETQEAGEDETQEAGEDETQEAGEDELQEAGEDETQEAGEDETQEAGEDELQEAGEDELQEAGEDKLQEAGEDETQEAGEDETQEAGEDETQEAGEDELQEAGEDELQEAGEDKLQEAGEDKLIGSWGRRDAGSWGRQAAGSWGRQDAGSWGRHQQVLHSISI